A DNA window from Hevea brasiliensis isolate MT/VB/25A 57/8 chromosome 2, ASM3005281v1, whole genome shotgun sequence contains the following coding sequences:
- the LOC110649035 gene encoding LOW QUALITY PROTEIN: protein PLANT CADMIUM RESISTANCE 12 (The sequence of the model RefSeq protein was modified relative to this genomic sequence to represent the inferred CDS: substituted 1 base at 1 genomic stop codon) yields the protein MASFEGHSKWSTGLCGCCEDPCVCLITWCFPCITFGQNVEIIDKKATSCACAGLIFCALSFVGVPCLYSFTYRRKLRNNYSLPREACEDCCIHWXCLHCAICQEYRELKNRGLDPSKGWAANAEKMNKGEATAPPVVAQGMPR from the exons ATGGCTAGCTTTGAAGGACACTCTAAATGGAGCACTGGTTTATGTGGATGCTGTGAAGATCCCTGCGTTT GTCTAATTACTTGGTGTTTTCCATGTATTACCTTCGGCCAGAATGTAGAGATCATTGATAAAAAAGCCACAT CTTGTGCCTGTGCGGGGTTGATTTTTTGTGCCCTTTCCTTTGTGGGGGTTCCATGTTTGTACTCCTTTACATATCGAAGAAAGCTAAGAAACAATTATTCATTGCCAAGAGAAGCTTGTGAAGATTGCTGCATTCATTGGTGATGTCTCCATTGTGCTATTTGTCAAGAGTACCGAGAGCTTAAGAATCGTGGACTTGACCCTTCCAAAG gTTGGGCAGCGAATGCTGAGAAAATGAACAAAGGGGAAGCCACGGCACCTCCAGTTGTTGCACAAGGTATGCCTCGTTAG